The segment GATCGTGATGCCGGCGTCGAAGTCGCCGGAGCGCCGTCAGGTGATGAGCGCGTACGGTGCGGACCTCGAACTCGTCGAGGGCGAGATCGAGGCGGCGCGCGAGCGCGCGGACGAGATCGAACACGAGCGGGGCGCTGTCCAGTTGCACCAGTTCGAGAACGAGGCGAATCCGCGAGCGCACTACCGGACGACCGCCGAGGAGATCATCGAGCAGGTCGAGGGCCGGGAGATCGACGCGTTCGTCGCGGGCGTCGGCACGGGCGGGACGCTCTCGGGGAACGCGCGCCGGCTCCGCGAGGAGTTCCCGGAGATGACGGTGGTGGCGGTCGAACCCGAGGAGAACGCGGTGCTGTCGACGGGCGAGAGCGGCGAGGACGAGTTCCAGGGGATGGGGCCGGGGTTCGTCAGTCCGAACCTCGACCGGAGTCTGGTCGACGAGGTGGAGACGGTCGACATCGAGACGGCGGAGGCGGAGTGCCGGCGGCTGGCGCGCGAGGAGGGCATCCTCGTCGGGCAGTCCTCTGGGGCGACGAACGTCGCGGCGAAGCGCGTCGCGGAACGCATCGCCGAACCCGACGTGGACTGCCCGCCGGCGGGCGACGGCGAGCCCCGCGAACCGCTCGCGGAACGGGACGCGACGGACGGCGGGCGAGTCGTGGGCGCCGACCGGGACGCGGGCGCGGATTGCCCGCTCGTCGTCACCGTGTTCTGGGACTCCGGGGAGCGCTACCTGTCGACGGGGCTGTTCGACGACGCCGCGTAGGTCGGCCGATGCTCGTCCGCTCGTGAACTCGGAGCTTGCGCCGCCGCCGCCGTCGTCGCCGAGTCAGCGTTCGTTCGCGAGTCGGTTCGCGTCCGTGACGACCTTGAACGCCGCACCGATCAGGCCGCCGAACAGCATCGCTGCGCCGACGACGGCGAGGACGAGGCCGACGATGCTGACGACGAGTTCGACCAGGAACCCGAGGAATCCGGGATCGACGAACAGCGAGAGGCCGACCGTCGTGAGGACGCTTCCGAGTAGGTAGACGATGATCAGGCGACGCATCGTCGGCTGGAGCGCGTACGCGACGGCTGTCTCGAAGTCCACCGGCGAGTCGAGGAGCACCGATTCGGCGTCGGGTTCGGGTTCGGACATACCCCCACGTCTCGAGGGACGTGTAAACGTCTTGGGGTGATTCGGGTGGTCGAATCCGTCGTGGGGAACCAGAACGCTTCTTTGCGGGGCCGGCGAACGCCGTCGCGTGCACGAGGACACCGCGCACGAACTCGGGTGGTCGCTCGCGATCGGGGCCTGGTACGCCGTCGTCGGGTTC is part of the Halorubellus sp. JP-L1 genome and harbors:
- a CDS encoding PLP-dependent cysteine synthase family protein, with protein sequence MKRSILGTIGSPLVAVDGPRGATVAAKVESANPAGSAKDRPALEMIRAAERAGELEPGDRVVEPTSGNTGIGVAMVCAARGYDCTIVMPASKSPERRQVMSAYGADLELVEGEIEAARERADEIEHERGAVQLHQFENEANPRAHYRTTAEEIIEQVEGREIDAFVAGVGTGGTLSGNARRLREEFPEMTVVAVEPEENAVLSTGESGEDEFQGMGPGFVSPNLDRSLVDEVETVDIETAEAECRRLAREEGILVGQSSGATNVAAKRVAERIAEPDVDCPPAGDGEPREPLAERDATDGGRVVGADRDAGADCPLVVTVFWDSGERYLSTGLFDDAA